tttaCCTTCAGGAGACAACTAGAAGCAGAAGCAGAGGAAAGGGCAGCTGCTGACAGAGCTAGATTTGTAAGTATTAATCAGCcagtttggggtggggggtgggggcagctAGTTTAGGtacggggtgggggagggatgggggaagATGAGGTATCAGGGGAGGGATAATAACAGTGGGAATGTTTGTTTGAGTAAGAGCACCTGAATTTTGGATTTTGGTTTGACTACTGTAGACTCAAAAACCATGGGCGTTTGCAGTGATaggtaaaatataatatataattacatGCACAAATTCTTTGCTTTTATGCATACATGTGCTTATAATGTTAGAAGTTTGGGATTAGTATCTTCTGGGAAAAGATTCAAGTTGCATCATTGACTTGTTGGTACTTAAGGTTTATTTGATGAGAAAATGTAGGATTTTTGCAGATTGATCAGGTGAATTCTTATTTCCAATAATATTTAACCTTCGGGGAAACTGTGCACAGAAAACAAGAATACTACAAAACAGTATGAAACTTACATCCTTGTCTGTGTAATACAACAAGATGTGTTCAGTAGCTACTATGTTTAGTGACTAATTCTATCGGTTTACTATGTTTAGTGACTCATTCTATCGGTTTACTATGTAAATAGTGACTCATTCTATCGGATTTTGTATCGGTTGATTTAGTTTTAAATCATGAAAACtcataatcataaattcataaCCTATTCCCTTTATGCTTTAAGGTTATGATTTACAGCTCATAAAGTTAAGATTTGAAGAACAGAGAATTCAGAAGTTGTATAATTGAATTTCGGAGTGAAACTTCAGGTGCTTTTTATGCTCTCTCCTAATGATTGTTAAAAACCAAAGATGCAAATAGGAAAACATAAAGTTTTGTCTGGTATAATGAATTGTTACTCTACGATTTCCTTCAAGGGCTTTGCTcacccctctcttgtcctctagACAATATTCTGCACCCTTCTTTGCCGTGATCTAAATCTGGTGTATGAAGTTAGGCTTTGAAATCTGTCGATTGAAACCTTgtcttttgttttcagtttaGCGTTCAGTCTTATATTCTGCGCCAGTGAAGAAGGTCTTGCATATTGGTTCACATGTTTTACATTAAGAGTGCCCAATAATTTTCACAAGAAGAAATGGAGATTCTCTTATTTGTGTTGTTTGAAGTTCATGTTTACTTCTACAAGTAGCTTTTCTTTTAAACATGAACCAACTATCAAACTCCTTAGTTACTAATCTGATATGAAATAGTTTCTTTTATAATATTAAAAGGTAAATCATGGAAGACTACCCCAAGGAAGCTTTCATTTCTTTAGCTTTGCTTTGAAGTCGTCAATCTTCTTTTATTTGATAACTCAAGTATTTTGATATGGGATTGGATTCTCCGGTAGCGTCAGCCTAAGGGCGCAGAATACAGATCTTGGCCccgattggggggggggggggtggatcaaGAGTTAGGCTATGAATCCTTTAAAATTAAAGATTGATGGCTCCAAATCAATGTTGCTAATTTTAAGTTGAATCATGTGTAGAAATGATACAGCCtataaagataataaaaaatCTTGAGACCGTTCTAATTTGTGATATTCCAGATTCTGACCAAAGTCTCTGTGGCCTTCAGAATGTTGAGGGAGACTACTATGATGTGATATTATGAAATAACAAGATATGCCCACCCTCAAAATACAAGTACTATTAATTACCAtattgcttaaaaaaaaaaatttaaaaaggggGGATTCACCAGTGAAATGAAGCTATTCCAAATAAGCTCTGTCTATATGCATGCCAAACACGGGTGGTTTAATAAAAATTTAGTTTTCCAGAAGGATTAAATGTAGGTAATGCAAAATACGAGTAATTAACTTGGGACTTTTCTAGAGAAGCTATAAGGGGCTTTGAGCAGTTAAATTCAATAAATTCCAGACTGGTACGTGACACTAGCAAGAAGTTAGTTGAAGGGTTCAGATTATCCACTCCCTGTAGGCTAGTATCAGAAGTCACTTCAGCATAGCGTAGAAAGTATAGAATTTATTAGTACTTGGTACGTTAGGAATTGTCCTGGGAGGAAAGCAACATGGTGTACTCAGTGTGACTTTTGCTTGAGACTGATGTTGTAAGATAACACAGATGTGTGATAAACACTTAATCTGCTTTTGCATTACTCATGGGTGTGGTAGAATTGTGACATGTTGTTTGATACTTTTATGTTCTCACTTTTTGGTTTTTGATTTTTGTAATAGGAAAAGTCAGAAGCAGATGTTGATACAAGTTCATCACGTCCTGTCCCTTCATCACAAAGGACACAGGTCAGTATTATTAGCTTTCACTTCTAAAGAAATATTCTCAAGGTGAAGGAAATGGGTAACATGAAGATAGAAATGAAACAACAGGAGCGTGGACAGATGTTGTAGTCTACGTTATACTCCATTCAGTTCAATAATTGTTAGACACTTTTTCAATAGCATGCTTTAACCATTGATTTATTTGTGCTGCTTGTTCAATTATAGCCATGATCCTTGTTCCTATTTATAGCCATACTCCATGGTTATATTATAGCCGAAATCTATGGCCATATTAAAGCCATACTCTATGGCCATATTATAGGTTAAACTTATAGCCCAAATATATCCATACTCTATGGTCATATTAGAACCATACTCTATGGTCATACTATATCCATACTCTATGGTCATACTATAGCCATGCTGTATGGTCATACTATAGCCATGCTCCATGGTTATATAATATCCATACTCTATGGTTATATTATAGCCATACTCTATGGTCATATTAGAACCATACTCTATGGTTATATTATAGCCATAATCTATGGTCATACTATATCCATACTCTATGGTCATACTATAGCCATACTCTATGGTCATACTATATCCATACTGTATGCATACTATATCCATACTCTATGGTCATACTATAGCCATACTCCATGGTCATACTATATCCATACTCCATGGTCATATTATAGCCATACTCTATGGTTATATTATAGCCATACTCTACGGTTATATTATAGCCATGCTCCATGGTTATATAATAGCCATACTCTATGGTTATATTATAGCCATACTCTATGGTCATATTATAGCCATGCTCCATGGTTATATAATATCCATACTCTATGGTCATACTATAGCCATGCTGTATGGTCATACTATAGCCATGCTCCATGGTTATATAATATCCATACTCTATGGTTATATTATAGCCATACTCTATGGTCATATTAGAACCATACTCTATGGTTATATTATAGCCATACTCTATGGTCATACTATATCCATACTCTATGGTCATACTATAGCCATACTCTATGGTCATACTATATCCATACTGTATGGTCATACTATATCCATACTCTATGGTCATACTATAGCCATACTCCATGGTCATACTATATCCATACTCCATGGTCATATTATAGCCATACTCTATGGTTATATTATAGCCATACTCTACGGTTATATTATAGCCATGCTCCATGGTTATATAATAGCCATACTCTATGGTTATATTATAGCCATACTCTATGGTCATATTATAGCCATGCTCCATGGTTATATAATATCCATATTCTATGGTCATACTATATCCATACTGTATGGTCATACTATATCCATACTCCATGCTCATATTATAGCCATACTCTATGGTTATATTATAGCCATACTCTACGGTTATATTATAGCCATGCTCCATGGTTATATAATAGCCATACTCTATGGTCGTATTATAGCCCTACTCTATGGTCATATTATTCATAGCCATGCTTCATGGTCATATTAGAACCATACTCTATGGTCATACTATATCCATACTCTATGCTCATATTAGAGCCATACTCTATGGTCATACTATAGCCATGCTCCATGGTTATATAATATCCGTACTCTATGGTTATATTATAGCCATACATTATGGTCATACTATAGCCATATTCTATGCTCATATTATAGCCATACTCTATGGTCATACTATATCCATACTCTATGGTCATACTATATCCATACTCTATGGTCATACTATATCCATACTCTGTGGTCATATTAGAGCCTTACTCTATGGTCATTATTGCCATGCTCAATGGTCATACTATATCCATACTCCATGGTCATCTTATATCCATACTCTATAGTCATACTTTATGCATACTCTGTGGTTATATTATAGCCATACGCTGTGGTTATTAATATCTTACAGGTTACTGGCCTCTGGTTTTAGTGTTTTCTAAAGATAGCTAAGAAAATGACCATTTGTTATTATcagtattgattgattgatacaTGTCTATTTAACTGATTGACTGATTAAACCATTAGGAAGCAAAGCAGCTCTTAGCCCAGAGATCAGCCAACCCAAGAGATCAGTTTGAGCCGCAGTGGGGCTCAGAAGAACCACCGTCCCCACCCCGTAAACAACCCATTCAGCTTCCAAGAGCACCGGAACCGGAACCCGAACAGGAACCTCCTCAACAGGAAGAGGAGCTCTATGATGAGACAGATTTACAAGAACCAGAACCAGAACAGCCTCCAGCAAATGAGTGGGGAGGTAGGAACAGAGACTCAATTGTTTCTCAGAGATGAAATGGACCATTATAAGAATCTTTTATGTCTTAACTGGTGAATTGTTAGTTCCTATATTTATCAAGGTTAAGAAAGAACATAGCACAATGTACTGCCTAGGTATCCCTCAATGATATTCGTGGGCAGAAATTgtgcaatattaatattttgtccCTGTTAACTTCAATGGTCAATGTTCTTTAATAACTTGATCTAGTCTGCGGAGTAGATAcactttgttattattattttcggttttataaaaaaaatttaaaaaaggttAAGAAAGAACGGCTTGGTATTGAAAACTGCACGAATGTTTGGCAATGAAATGCATCTCCTCTTTGTTCCGGACAGAACCCGAAGAGCCTGAAGTAGATGATCAGCCTTTTTATGATGAGACCGAGACTCAAGAGCAACCCTTGTATGATGAAACTGACCTGCAACCTCcaccacaacaacaacaagaacctGAAGAGGAACTTTATGAGGAAGCAGAGGTCCCTCAGTCTCCCCCTGCCccagggggaggaggaggaggaggtttGAGGGCTCAAGCGCTCTACGATTATCAAGCAGGTCAGTAGAATATGTAACCTGGTATTCTGCTAGTTAGTACTATCAAACTGCTTATGGGCTTTTTTAAGATATTCTGGCAATGTAGTACATGGAACGTCTCTTGAAGTATTATGTAATCAGCATTTTATGGTCGAACCAGAAAAATTATTCCTTTGAGTATCTTTCTTTGCTAAACATTAACCTATTATGGTATTAACAGGGTTAGTTAAACCAGAATCATATACTTGTCCACACTGTATGAGGTCTATAGAAATATTGTTCCATTGCTGTAATACAACCATCTGAAACACTGACTTTGACAGTACCAATCACTCGGATGCCATGTCAAGGCTTAATATAGAAGTAAAGTTAGGTAATAGTAAAAAACTATAATAGAAGCTCAATCCACATGTGTAGTAAGATGTGCAAACATTTCAGTAAATGGCTTTTGACATCCCACGAGGAGTAAACATTTGATATCATGTAAAGGAATTTAACATGCTAAGTATGTGGTTTATCCAATGTTCCCTTTCCAGAGACATCACTTGTCTGATAACGTTGATCTCACATGAAATTTGGCATCCACCAAAACAGTAGGCCCCTATTACAGGGCATTCTCATTAAGAATATGATGAGATCTCTACAAGATTAACCTTCTTGAGgttgtgtttacaaggctttcacatgTCAACTCAAATGACATTCGATatgccccccaaaaaacaaacaaggatCTCCAGCTCAGCAGAGGAAACAATATTGTGAAATTTACCTTTCTGTCCCTTCTCGCGATACTGCGTGTACAAGCTATTTGTCACACAGGTACAAACCAGTACACACATGGTTGCTAAGGTTACAATTGTCATGAAAAGCAAAGCAAAGCCTTGATTTGTTGAAGTCTTTTGCCACCTTCTACATTGACCCCAATGTCACAGAATGACGTCAAGATGGATGTTAATTGactttcttcattttgtttatattcaaaTTTCAGAGGATGAAACAGAGATAACCTTTGACCCCGGTGACATCATAGAAGACATTGAACAGATCGATGAGGGCTGGTGGAGAGGGACAAGTCCAGACGGCACCTATGGATTATTCCCAGCCAACTATGTGGAGCTAATAGAGTAACACCGAGTTGCCCCAATTATAGTGCCAAAAACTCTTGGACAGAACATTACTTGCTAAGGTACTGAAAGAGAATATTAGCAGCAAGTTTAATATATAGAGGCAGATATATATCAAATCATGCTCAGCTTAGAAAGCTTTCATTCCAGCAAAATAGATAGCTTGCTGGTGTTATTGATGCAGCCCAGCCCATTCCTAATCATGTGATCTAGCCCAGCCCATTTCCTGATGCTGTTATCTAGCCTAGCCCATTTCCTGATGATGTGATCCAGCCCATTTCTGATGATGTGATCCAGCCCAGCCCATTCCTGATCATGTGATCCAGTCCAACCCGTTCCTAATCATGTGATCTAGCCCAGCCCATTCCTTATCATGTGATCCAGCCTAGCGCATTTCCTGAGGATGTGATCCAGCCCATTCCTGATCATGTGATCCAGCCCAGCCCATTCCTGATGATGCGATCCAGCCCAGCCCATTTCTGATCACGTGTTCCAGCCCATTCCTGATGATGTGATCCAGCCCAGCCCATTCCTGATGATGTGATCCAGCCCAGCCCATTTCCTGATGATGTGATCCAGCCCAGCCCATTCCTGATCATATGATCCAGCCCAGCCCATTCCTGATCATATGATCCAGCCCAGCCCATTCCTGATGATGTGATCCAGCCCAGCCCATTCCTGATGATGTGATCCAGCCCAGCCCATTCCTGATGATGTGATCCAGCCCAGCCCATTCCTGATGATGTGATCCAGCCCAGCCCATTCCTGATGCTGTGATCCAGCCCAGCCCATTCCTGATGATATGATACAGCCCAGCCCATTCCTGATCATGTGATCCAGCCCAGCCCATTCCTGATCATATGATCCAGCCTAGCGCATTTCCTGAGGATGTGATCCAGCCCATTCCTGATCATGTGATCCAGCCCAGCCCATTTTTGATGATGTGATCCAGCCCAGCCCATTTTTGATGATATGATCCAGCCCAGCCCATTCCTGATGATGTGATCCAGCCCATTCCTGATCATGTGATCCAGCCCAGCCCATTTTTGATGATGTGATCCAGCCCAGCCCATTTTTGATGATATGATCCAGCCCAGCCCATTCCTGATGATGTGGTCTAGCCCAGCCCATTCCTGACCATGTGTTTCCTCAATAGTCTTTGAAATTTCCAGATATACAGGTTATCTTTGAGTCATTCCATACATACATTCAACAGCCTGTAGCTTATTaatagcttcttttttttcttttcttttttttttagattttaaaaTCTTTCTACAATCTTCAATGACCCAATgtataaatgatttattttccCAATGCAATTAAAAGAGTGTACTAAGGTCAAAGCCGACCTGCAAGATTAAAGTTTGTCATTATGAAACATAATAGGAAAGAAATAGAACCATATCACCTTTCCTAAGTTGGAAAACCAGAAGTAACATTTTCATGCAATATTCCATTCAATATAACTGCATAGCAACAATTTTTCCAATACaccaatataatattttttctgTAATGGGTTTGAATTGGAAATCTAATGATTGTGGGTTGTACACTCATGCTGCACCATGCCTTTCATCTCTGTGAACTCATCAAGTGACGATCCATAGGCAAGTTTCGACTGGATAAATACTTCTGGTAAATACGCTGCACGCGTAGTTTTGTAATTGCCTTTTTTAATGATACTTAAATAGAAAACAGGGACATTATATTTTCGTGATGTTCTCTTTACTTGATGGTCTCTGTTCTCCGGGTCTCTTAGTAGCAGTTCCGTAATCCAACACATAACCAATTAGTTGCAATGTGTCATTCCTATTAAATGTAATAAATTATATGAAGAAAAATGTGTCTCAGTTTAAAAGGACTGTAAACAGAgttggatccaggattttaattAAGATGGAGATGTGACCCTGAAGTGGTTGAAGCCAACTCCAACTTTGGGGTGCTTTGGAGTTCTCACCCCGGAAACTTAAGATGTGAAATTATGTATTTTGAGACATATTGAGACTATGATTTGGTCAACATGCAAGGTgataataactttttttttctgtggttGAAGGGAGAGGGCAGTACACCCCACAACCCCTTCCCCCTGATAAAATGGAAGAACAGATGTCAATGTTGGTTCAGTTCATACAACCCCATGACCTGTCAGAACATTACAAATATCAAGCAAAAATAGATGCTTGGTAATAGTCAAAACTGCTTAATAGGTTGTTTTAAAGCCCGTGAAAAAATAGTGTGGCCGTTTGAGCATATCTACCAAATGTGTGTTGCTACAGATGAAGGTAAGCAACAAGAAAACTTTTACGGAATATTAAAGGGATAGTCTGTTGGTTAACGGTGTAAACCTTATGTTAAAGAACAAAGTATTGTAGCTAAACCTCAGGATATTAATCCAGGTCTATgcagcaaaaaaagaaaaagataagaaaacaTTGATTACGGAGTAGATATTTTGACCTGATGTTGGCTAATCGCAAgcttcctttcttttcttttgctgGTGACAAACAtcttgtaaaataaacagtgtGTAATATGTTTATACATTGTTATCTACTACAAAACAATATTCCTTTATAGAAGAACACTTATTGAAGAAAAAtcacttctttctttcttattttccaaCATAAAATCAAAGTACAAAATAAGTCAAAATTAGAATTGAACTTTATTACACACATCTTATACAGTATTACTATCTCAGCAATACATCTTAGTGTTGACAGATAAATTGATAGACAAATATACTAAGTTTTGTAGGAACAGTATTATTGTTGGTAGCCTCTAGTTAGTGGTTCATATTGAATACATAAGACACTCAGTTATCATTTCTGAAAGAATATTTCAAACCATACAGTCTGCAAGCTTAGAAATACACAAAGGAGGTCATTAATGTCTCTTCAAGTCATCCTTACATTTTCCAGCATGGATCTGTATTACTCCTCGTTCGTGTAAGTGTGCTAAATGGAGAAACTCCAAATGAAAATCATGCATTATGGTTGGCGAGGGTTTATCTTCGTAGTAATGATACTTTACTTGGTTGCCATGGATATCAATAGGAAGTGGCCAGAATCCGTACAGGTCCACTTTCTCACAAAGAGCTATGGCTGTTGTGGTCAAGTAAAGGCCTGAtggaagaagggaaaaaaaaggattttcGAAAATTTGTTGGTGCCAGGTTTTTCGGTTgagaaaaggaagaaattaGAAAGTCAATGGCTGGTACGTGGCGAATCAATTGTCATGCTTACTTTATAGAAGCACGGGCCAAGCGTTTTGGTTCAGGTAACAGACCCAATGAGGGAAGGTGATAGGGTTGTCTGAAATCAATTCTGTGAGTAAACAACTAACATCTCATAAAACTTGTGATGATACAACTCTTGAAAACCCCAATATTCTTCAATATCCTTCCGGATTCTGACCTAATAACAACATTTGAGTACAGGCAATATTAAGTTTCAACACATAACCGATATTTTCGGTACGGCGCGTTGTGGGTTCCATATCACTGTTATTGATTGGTATCTATTTGTATCACTATCTCATAAACCATAGTTGCAGCACAGGACAGAATTACAACAACAAGCCTGCCCctattaatgtttttttctttactttaacTCTCTAAGTTTACCTGTACTAGGTCGGTGTACTATACCCTTTGCCTCCCAAA
Above is a genomic segment from Apostichopus japonicus isolate 1M-3 chromosome 5, ASM3797524v1, whole genome shotgun sequence containing:
- the LOC139967781 gene encoding drebrin-like protein B, giving the protein MAKFVKNRDAITKAWKDVCDASSDIKWAIFGYEGKTDEVKVVETGDGDLEEMAEELSSSKVQYAFCQVVDPNTNLFKLVLINWIGEACPEARKGLCSRHFPDVARILRGAHVTINARSEDDVEESFILDKVSKSSGSNYSFHKEKAVPLEEPKPVSSVYKRTMAAAEIKGKNRDEFWDKLEQEQKSSQVQERQMREEEARAVEQERRQREEQEAIKRERELQEKSRIISEKERQLEAEAEERAAADRARFEKSEADVDTSSSRPVPSSQRTQEAKQLLAQRSANPRDQFEPQWGSEEPPSPPRKQPIQLPRAPEPEPEQEPPQQEEELYDETDLQEPEPEQPPANEWGEPEEPEVDDQPFYDETETQEQPLYDETDLQPPPQQQQEPEEELYEEAEVPQSPPAPGGGGGGGLRAQALYDYQAEDETEITFDPGDIIEDIEQIDEGWWRGTSPDGTYGLFPANYVELIE